A single region of the Pseudomonas sp. VD-NE ins genome encodes:
- the msrQ gene encoding protein-methionine-sulfoxide reductase heme-binding subunit MsrQ: protein MRFPLWRIGVFIAAAVWPMLWLYQALEDLLGPDPGKVLVDRLGLGTLVLLLITLSMTPMQKLSGWAGWIAVRRQLGLWCFAYVVLHLCSYMAFILGFDWSQLAVELRKRPYIIVGALGFLGLLALAVTSNRYSQRRLGLRWKKLHRLVYVILGLGLLHMLWIVRADLEEWAIYAFIGVVLLILRIPPVTRRIPRLLAKKQVLQEKRN from the coding sequence ATGCGATTTCCGTTGTGGCGTATAGGCGTTTTCATTGCGGCGGCAGTCTGGCCGATGCTGTGGTTGTATCAAGCGCTTGAGGATTTGCTTGGGCCGGATCCCGGCAAGGTGTTGGTGGATCGGTTGGGCTTGGGGACGTTGGTGTTGTTACTGATCACCCTGAGCATGACGCCTATGCAGAAGCTCTCCGGCTGGGCAGGGTGGATCGCAGTGCGCCGACAGTTGGGGCTTTGGTGTTTTGCCTATGTGGTATTGCACCTGTGCAGCTATATGGCGTTTATCCTGGGGTTCGATTGGTCGCAGCTGGCGGTCGAGTTGCGCAAGCGGCCTTACATAATAGTGGGGGCATTGGGGTTTCTTGGACTGTTGGCGTTAGCGGTGACGTCCAATCGCTACAGTCAGCGTCGTTTGGGCTTGCGCTGGAAGAAGCTGCACCGCCTGGTGTATGTGATTCTGGGGTTGGGTTTGCTGCATATGCTGTGGATCGTGCGCGCTGATCTCGAGGAGTGGGCGATCTATGCCTTTATAGGTGTGGTGCTTCTGATACTGCGAATTCCGCCGGTGACTCGTCGTATCCCGCGTTTGCTGGCTAAAAAGCAGGTTTTGCAAGAAAAGCGAAATTAA
- the msrP gene encoding protein-methionine-sulfoxide reductase catalytic subunit MsrP produces MLIKVPKASDCHESDVTPEPIYLSRRQLLGATAAGIAVSSLPRWANADDAARYADVEPGKAPAWFNDKLSSTKWGAVNVKDEAITPYKDATHYNNFYEFGTDKGDPAANAGSLKTEPWSVVIDGEVGKPGRYALEDFMKPYQLEERIYRLRCVEAWSMVIPWIGFPISALLKQVEPTSNAKYIRFETLQDPKSMPGQRSGFALIDWPYVEGLRLDEAMNPLAILAVGMYGRELPNQNGAPLRLVVPWKYGFKSVKSIVRISLVSEQPKTTWQSIAADEYGFYANVNPTVDHPRWTQARERRLPNSLFKPNVRDTQMFNGYSDEVASLYTGLDLRKNY; encoded by the coding sequence ATGTTGATCAAAGTCCCCAAAGCGTCCGACTGCCATGAGTCGGATGTCACGCCTGAACCCATTTATCTCTCTCGCCGCCAATTACTGGGTGCTACTGCTGCCGGTATCGCCGTCAGTAGCCTGCCACGTTGGGCCAATGCCGACGATGCAGCGCGGTATGCCGATGTCGAGCCGGGCAAAGCACCTGCATGGTTTAACGACAAGCTGTCCTCTACCAAATGGGGTGCGGTCAACGTTAAGGATGAGGCGATCACGCCTTATAAAGACGCCACTCACTACAACAACTTCTATGAGTTCGGTACCGACAAGGGTGATCCGGCAGCTAATGCCGGATCACTGAAAACCGAGCCTTGGAGTGTGGTCATAGACGGGGAGGTGGGTAAGCCAGGGCGCTATGCGCTGGAAGACTTCATGAAGCCGTATCAGTTGGAGGAACGTATCTATCGCCTGCGCTGTGTCGAGGCTTGGTCGATGGTTATTCCTTGGATCGGCTTTCCGATCTCGGCGCTGCTCAAGCAGGTCGAACCTACCTCGAATGCCAAATACATCCGTTTTGAAACCTTGCAGGATCCGAAGAGCATGCCCGGTCAGCGCTCTGGTTTCGCCTTGATCGACTGGCCTTATGTGGAAGGCTTGCGTCTGGATGAAGCGATGAATCCATTGGCCATTCTGGCGGTTGGCATGTATGGCCGCGAGTTACCGAATCAGAATGGCGCGCCGCTGCGTTTGGTGGTGCCTTGGAAGTATGGCTTCAAGAGCGTGAAATCCATCGTGCGTATCAGTCTGGTCAGCGAGCAGCCGAAGACCACTTGGCAAAGCATTGCGGCGGATGAGTACGGTTTTTACGCGAACGTGAACCCGACGGTTGATCACCCGCGCTGGACGCAAGCGCGGGAGCGGCGTTTGCCGAACAGTCTGTTCAAGCCGAATGTGCGTGATACGCAAATGTTTAATGGCTACTCGGATGAAGTCGCCTCTTTATATACAGGGCTCGATCTGCGGAAGAACTACTGA